The genomic window AGTAAACCCAAAACAGTAAGctgaaaaaagtttaaaaattcagaaaaaagtttggatCTTTAGAAAACCTGAGCAGGTAATCTAATCGCCAAGGAGAAAAGAGTATCTCCGGGGACACCGGCGACATAAAAGGCAGCGCTTCCGGTAGGATTGAAGCTAGCGCTACCGAAGATAACGGTGAAGATCGAGACGTAGACGAAAATCAACGACGTCAAAATCACCAACGGAGCCCAAGTGATTGCCTGAAAATCACCGGCGGAGATAATCGCCGCCGTCTGAATTCCAAAGGTAGCGGAGAGGACAACCCAAGAGAAGGTCATCAACATATCCCCAATCGCCGACTTCAACACACccatcatcttcgtcttcgtcttcttctctttggcGTTCGTATCGAGAAAGTTCTCTGTCTTTTGGGGATCTGGTTGTGGTTAGGTGGGTGGTACGTCGCCTCTTTAGCTTTCTCTCTCACAGCTATTTTTCTCCtcaaatagatttttttctttttgaaaatttgtttttttttgtttttttcttgttttatgaaACGAAGATATCTTTGAATGATTAACCTAACCGATAGTCTTACAGAGATtgcaacaaatatataaattattagttattgAATATCAGTTGAAATTATACGTGGACTTAAACTAGGTTTTATTAGAGTTAATAATTAGAGTTTAAATTAAGCATATAAAAAGCgtggattttattttatattagcTAGCTGTAGCCTATGAGAggaaatatttttcatgtgtttcatgttatataaatttggaaatttatAAGTATAAATTGCATCCCTTAAGTTATTgttattttagagaaaatagattaaagttattttaacctaaaattaaatttttaaattttttttttatgtttatatattgaCTTCAATTCTATTAGCTTTAACTAGCTTTCCAACGGTAGTAATTTCAAGTCAAACGGAATATTATAGCAATTCTATTAGTTTCAATTAGCTTTCCAACGATAGTGATTTcaagtcaaacaaaatattatagcAAAAGTTATGACTAATCAAATGAACGGACTTATACTAatacaaaaaagttttattttttaaatgaaatttgatagaaaaataagataaatttggattttgaagttttttaaaaaaattatatgactaatctacaaaaaaataagaatattatGGACAAATTTTGTAGTAGATAtcttttatatcaaatttttcctattttttttgtaacaaaagaaTTTTGGATCTGAGGTATGTTCCCTGTAAGGGATACACAAACTCGTAATTACCTAAAAGAACATTCCTCCTTGAATGGTCAATTAGCCTTTACACCAGCTATTACACCAATTGGGTTACCATAATAGTTTCTTGACTGATTAATGAAGATGTTAAAGTGGTTGCCAAATGTGTTTagtcaacattttttttttttttttgtaaattagtCAATACACTTTCTTCATAACtaagatttaaatttaatgTCTCCAAACTTTGTAATCCTATCTCTTTCTTTGGTCTATAAATAGATTGTGTTTTGCGCATGGTTTTATCAttacatacaaaataacaaaCCTACAAGAAATCAAACACTAGTTCTGGTTTCTGCAAACATGTCATCTACGAAGCAAGCAaagggaagaaaaacaaagggGAAGCAAAAGATCGAGATGAAGAAGGTGGAGAACTATGGAGATAGGATGATTACGTTCTCAAAACGTAAAACCggaatttttaagaaaatgaacgAGCTCGTAGCAATGTGTGACGTTGAAGTggctttcttgattttctctcAACCCAAGAAGCCCTATACATTCGCACATCCGTCTATGAAGAAAGTGGCTGACCGGTTAAAGAACCCTTCGAGACAAGAACCATTAGAGAGAGACGATACCAGACCCCTCGTCGAAGCTTATAAGAAACGAAGGCTCCACGACCTcgtaaaaaaaatggaggCGCTCGAAGAGGAGCTTGCGATGGATCTAGAGAAGTTGAAACTGTTGAAGGAATCGAGAAATGAAAAGAAGTTAGATAAAATGTGGTGGAACTTTCCTTCGGAAGGTTTGAGCGCGAAGGAGCTGCAGCAAAGGTACCAAGCGATGCTCGAGTTACGTGATAACTTATGCGACAATATGGCTCACTTACGATTGGGAAAAGACTGTGGTGGTTCATCTTCTGTTCGTGTGGGACGTCGAGTTTCTGGTGGTGTTCGTCTGTTCGATCGTGAAGCATGATCATACATATTCATACTTGatgatttaaatttctttGTATTTGAACTGCTGATTTTAATACTGCATGTATCCATTTGACGAAGCTCAATCGTCTCGAGTATATCTCTATTATCTAACAGTATTGAGAAAAAAGGAGTTTCAGTTTTCAAAAGTTGAAAGACTGAGCCAAGTGATGACAAATTCGAGCGTTAGGGTCTTCACAAATTGGATATTTTGCGAAAAATCatgttagttttttatttgatgtattattaataagaaatgagggtttccttttttgaagtaatcaaaagaattttccatttttgcgTCCAATCATgtaaaacttaaccattccttttgtttccttttaaagataaaattccttttaaaagtaatttttcattttcttcagaAACCTTTCGGTCATAACCTTctcttataaaataataatctctTCTTACGAATCAAAGGTCTCTTATTCGAAGGGCAATAACAtttgaccataaaaaaaaccccatatatatatacagtgtatatatatatttttgcccctttgtgaagaaaataaaacaatcagAGATGAGCCCTAAATTTTCCAACCATGCGACCGTTTATGTGATCCATCGTTGCGCGGGTATATCGAAGATCGTATTATGAGTCTTTTTATGATCGTATTATCCTTTGTGCGAAGTACAACTATTGAACAAGACGAGAAAAAGTTTTCATTGCGCAGGTAAGTCGCGAGGGAGATGTATTCCATAAGTATTCTATAAGCCAAGTCTCCTAATCTCCCTGGTAACGTTATCTCATTCCACATGTACTCTATAAGTATTCGCGAGCGTGTGGTTTCGATAGagtaataatttaatgatTGTAGAAGGAGATGACTGTGGGATCATCCTAGACTAGAGTTTTAAtctcttgatttgatttttcctcGACGAGTTGAACTAACCAgcttgtgattttttttagcttCTCGGGTTGTGgtagattttattatatatcacTTGGTTGTCCTATCACTTGAACTCGAATATTTACTTCTACGAATTGACTTTGCGAAATAAGCTAATATATCTAGTATTATGGTTTCCCCTGCATATGTATTTTACATTGTATTTAACCTGGATTTTGAAATCAGTTTTAAAAGTAACTgttgaaaacataaattaaataaaactttttttaaggCTCAACTATACTTTAGAAGGAAATAAATGTGTTTCCTAGTCAATTTGTGTCGATGAACAGTACACATTGACTTTGATTGTGTGCGATATCGCGTTAGTTTGATTTAAAATGATTGTGACCATACACTTCAGAAAATCAAAATGCAATTTgaccggaaaaaaaaaatggtccAGTATAATTATTATTCCATGGCACAAGTAGATATGGAAACACCATTGTTTATAACCCAAAGCGAACGTTACAGAGCTATACAAGAAATTATATGGAGATTCTGTTTTCTATTTCCATTCttgctcttctcttttccGGAGTAGTAGCTGCTCCAAGCGACGATGATGTTTTCGAAGAGGTTAGGGTTGGATTGGTGGTTGACTTGAGTTCTATACAAGGCAAGATTCTGGAAACTTCTTTTAACTTAGCGCTTTCAGATTTCTATGGCATCAACAATGGATACCGAACCAGAGTCTCTGTTTTGGTCAGAGACTCCCAAGGAGACCCGATCATTGCTCTTGCCGCCGGTGAGTTTTCATCTCCCTTATTCAATTATTGCAATTTTTGGTGGGATCCACAACTCCTCTTCATTTAAAGCAGActgaatcaaataaaaaagaattgacCTAGTCCCGCCGGTTTACTCCGGTTA from Arabidopsis thaliana chromosome 3, partial sequence includes these protein-coding regions:
- the AGL57 gene encoding AGAMOUS-like 57 (AGAMOUS-like 57 (AGL57); FUNCTIONS IN: DNA binding, sequence-specific DNA binding transcription factor activity; INVOLVED IN: regulation of transcription, DNA-dependent; LOCATED IN: nucleus; EXPRESSED IN: antipodal cell, embryo; CONTAINS InterPro DOMAIN/s: Transcription factor, MADS-box (InterPro:IPR002100); BEST Arabidopsis thaliana protein match is: AGAMOUS-like 59 (TAIR:AT1G28460.1); Has 5663 Blast hits to 5663 proteins in 656 species: Archae - 0; Bacteria - 0; Metazoa - 626; Fungi - 298; Plants - 4676; Viruses - 0; Other Eukaryotes - 63 (source: NCBI BLink).), with protein sequence MSSTKQAKGRKTKGKQKIEMKKVENYGDRMITFSKRKTGIFKKMNELVAMCDVEVAFLIFSQPKKPYTFAHPSMKKVADRLKNPSRQEPLERDDTRPLVEAYKKRRLHDLVKKMEALEEELAMDLEKLKLLKESRNEKKLDKMWWNFPSEGLSAKELQQRYQAMLELRDNLCDNMAHLRLGKDCGGSSSVRVGRRVSGGVRLFDREA